The stretch of DNA ACCGCGGCGTCGACTGGACCGACCGCACCGTCGTCACGACCGGCGAGGCGGGACCGCTCCGGGCGCTGGCCGACGCCGAGGACCTGCCCACGCTGCCGGTGCCCGACGGCGTCCCCGGTCGCTTCTCCGTGCTCTCGGCGGTGGGGCTGGTGCCGGCCGCGATCCTCGGCCTCGATATCGAGGGGCTGTTGCGGGGGGCCGCCGAGGCGGCCGACGACCTGGGCCCGTCGCTGCACGACTCGCCGGCCTACGCCTACGGCGCGGTGACCTACGCGCTGGAGGAGCGGGGCGCGACGGTCAACGCCGTGGTCCCCTACGCCGAGCGGCTGGAGCCGTTCGCCGAGTGGTTCGCACAGCTCTGGGCCGAGAGCCTCGGGAAGGACGGGCGCGGGCAGACGCCGGCGCGGGCGCTTGGCGTGACCGACCAGCACTCACAGCTCCAGCTGTACCGGGCCGGCCGCAGAGACAAGGTGGTGAGCGTCGTTCGGGTCGGCGACCAGCCAGCGGTGGCGGTCCCCGACGCCGGCCACGAGTCGCTGTCGTACCTCTCGGGGGCGGACCTGGGCGAGCTGCTCGCCGCGGAGTGTGACGCCACCGTCGCAAGCCTCTCGGCGGCCGGTCGACCCGCCGTCGAGATCGAACTCGACCGGCTGGACGCCCGCGGCCTGGGCGAACTGCTCTACTCGATGGCGGCCGCCTGCGTCCTCGTGGGGGAACTGGCCGGCGTCGAGACGTTCACCCAGCCGGCCGTCGAGTGGGGCAAGCGGGCCGCCCGCGCGCTGTTGCGGGGCGATGACACCGAGGAGACGCGGGCCGTCGCCGAGCGGCCGACCCGGCGGATCGGCAGCGACGGCGCGTAACCGAGGGGGTCTTGAACCGCGCCGCCCTACCGGTCCCCAACGGTCGTATGTCT from Haloarcula litorea encodes:
- a CDS encoding glucose-6-phosphate isomerase, with amino-acid sequence MYVDIGPALGSVAEPGVDEDALDALDERVADAHGRIARGREADEFGYAALNLPDRTDPGAIRAAVAPVADAEYVLTVGIGGSALGARTVTAALADDPDRHVVLDNVDPEHVERTLADLPLSETAVNVVSKSGTTAETLANFLVVREAYEDRGVDWTDRTVVTTGEAGPLRALADAEDLPTLPVPDGVPGRFSVLSAVGLVPAAILGLDIEGLLRGAAEAADDLGPSLHDSPAYAYGAVTYALEERGATVNAVVPYAERLEPFAEWFAQLWAESLGKDGRGQTPARALGVTDQHSQLQLYRAGRRDKVVSVVRVGDQPAVAVPDAGHESLSYLSGADLGELLAAECDATVASLSAAGRPAVEIELDRLDARGLGELLYSMAAACVLVGELAGVETFTQPAVEWGKRAARALLRGDDTEETRAVAERPTRRIGSDGA